A section of the Pimelobacter simplex genome encodes:
- a CDS encoding PucR family transcriptional regulator yields the protein MLPSLRTIVASPAVQQGRPEVLAGRDRLDRGVRWVHVVEIADLSGLLTGGELILSTGLPLSGGGAAAFVDGLVRADAAGLVVELSAGLPVVPEAAVAAARAADLPLIALHAEVRFLDITEEVHRAIVAEQYAFVEFARSTHETFTALSLERADAPRIVTAAADLCGLSVVLEDLSRRVLAYAARGRPAASLLARWEERSRQAASLPDTGVSGPEGWLTAPVGGQSGTWARLVVPHPGAEPDLLTMVLERAAQALELGRMAERDRAGLVTSAHGGLLTELSLGRIAAETEAAARAGALGLPEATAYLPLVVHRVGSPTEDPVARHDRTRRVVEQVVEAAARAHCPALVGSLRLDQVGVLAAVGRADPEQLLDRLTAPLSEDLVVGVGDLAAGVLTAGASLALAGHVAEVAAALRRPGRRWFRNTDVRLHGLVALLHDDPRVQAFTEAELGPLLAHDGARGTDLVGLLRQYIAAGGNKTRLADSAHRSRPAVYKQLARIEEVLGIDLTSPDSFLALGVALMAYDRGR from the coding sequence ATGCTGCCCAGCCTGCGCACGATCGTCGCCTCCCCCGCCGTGCAGCAGGGCCGACCCGAGGTGCTCGCCGGACGGGACCGGCTCGACCGCGGCGTCCGCTGGGTGCACGTGGTCGAGATCGCGGACCTGTCCGGGCTGCTCACCGGCGGCGAGCTCATCCTGTCCACCGGGCTGCCGCTGAGCGGCGGCGGTGCCGCCGCGTTCGTCGACGGCCTGGTCCGCGCCGACGCCGCGGGCCTGGTCGTCGAGCTGAGCGCCGGGCTGCCCGTCGTACCGGAGGCGGCGGTGGCGGCGGCCCGGGCGGCCGACCTGCCGCTGATCGCGCTGCACGCCGAGGTCCGCTTCCTCGACATCACCGAGGAGGTGCACCGCGCGATCGTCGCCGAGCAGTACGCCTTCGTGGAGTTCGCCCGCTCGACCCACGAGACGTTCACCGCGCTCAGCCTCGAGCGCGCCGACGCACCCCGCATCGTCACCGCGGCCGCCGACCTGTGCGGGCTCTCGGTGGTCCTCGAGGACCTGTCCCGCCGGGTGCTGGCCTACGCCGCGCGCGGGCGCCCCGCCGCGAGCCTGCTCGCCCGCTGGGAGGAGCGCTCGCGCCAGGCGGCGTCGCTGCCCGACACCGGAGTGAGCGGGCCCGAGGGGTGGCTCACCGCGCCGGTCGGCGGGCAGAGCGGCACGTGGGCGCGGCTCGTCGTACCTCATCCGGGGGCGGAGCCGGACCTGCTCACCATGGTCCTCGAACGCGCCGCCCAGGCTCTCGAGCTCGGCCGGATGGCCGAGCGGGACCGGGCCGGCCTGGTCACCTCGGCCCACGGCGGCCTGCTCACCGAGCTGTCCCTGGGCCGGATCGCTGCGGAGACCGAGGCCGCGGCGCGCGCGGGCGCGCTCGGACTGCCCGAGGCGACGGCGTACCTGCCGCTGGTGGTGCACCGGGTCGGCTCCCCCACCGAGGACCCGGTCGCGCGCCACGACCGCACCCGCCGGGTCGTCGAGCAGGTCGTCGAGGCTGCTGCCCGCGCCCACTGCCCCGCCCTGGTCGGCAGCCTGCGGCTGGACCAGGTCGGCGTGCTCGCGGCCGTCGGCCGGGCCGATCCCGAGCAGCTGCTCGACCGGCTGACGGCGCCGCTGTCGGAGGACCTGGTGGTCGGTGTCGGCGACCTCGCGGCCGGCGTACTGACGGCGGGGGCGTCGCTCGCCCTCGCCGGACACGTCGCCGAGGTCGCCGCGGCCCTGCGCCGTCCGGGACGCCGGTGGTTCCGCAACACCGACGTCCGCCTCCACGGCCTCGTCGCCCTGCTGCACGACGACCCCCGGGTCCAGGCCTTCACCGAGGCCGAGCTCGGCCCCCTCCTCGCCCACGACGGCGCCCGCGGCACCGACCTGGTCGGCCTGCTCCGCCAGTACATCGCCGCCGGAGGCAACAAGACCCGCCTCGCCGACAGCGCCCACCGCAGCCGCCCCGCCGTCTACAAGCAGCTCGCCCGGATCGAGGAGGTCCTCGGCATCGACCTCACCTCCCCCGACTCCTTCCTCGCCCTCGGCGTCGCCCTCATGGCCTACGACCGCGGCCGCTAA